The Acetomicrobium flavidum genome window below encodes:
- a CDS encoding amidohydrolase family protein has translation MRVVDSHVHIYPPEVISDWEKIGEKEPYFNVLVRGKVHKWATVEDLIAQMDSDGISQSLIFGFAFSDLALCRLCNDYVISAVKRYPDRLKGLAVVPPLVRGAISEIERCRQNGLIGVGELFPEGQDFDLADARETWRLVGACHEMGMFLLVHTAEPVGHDYPGKGNVGPKEAAAFCLNHPEITVIFAHFGGGLWMYELMPEMRLALSNAYYDTAAAPFLYEPQIFKAIEASGLAYKFLYGSDYPILSLNRYKKLFKGIDIGNSVLKSIFSDNFEHVYQDDGLSMKR, from the coding sequence ATGAGGGTCGTTGATAGTCATGTTCACATCTACCCTCCCGAGGTGATATCCGATTGGGAGAAAATAGGCGAGAAGGAACCTTACTTTAACGTGTTGGTACGGGGTAAAGTTCATAAGTGGGCAACGGTCGAGGACCTGATCGCCCAGATGGACTCAGACGGCATATCGCAAAGCCTGATCTTTGGCTTTGCCTTCAGCGATTTGGCGCTTTGTAGATTGTGCAATGATTATGTTATATCTGCCGTAAAACGATACCCCGATCGCCTTAAGGGGTTGGCCGTCGTTCCTCCCCTTGTCAGGGGCGCCATAAGCGAGATAGAAAGGTGCAGGCAAAATGGCCTTATAGGCGTGGGAGAGCTGTTTCCCGAGGGGCAGGACTTTGACCTGGCTGATGCCAGAGAAACGTGGAGGCTTGTGGGTGCCTGTCATGAGATGGGGATGTTTTTGCTCGTCCATACGGCAGAACCAGTGGGTCATGATTACCCCGGAAAGGGCAATGTGGGGCCGAAGGAAGCTGCTGCCTTTTGTCTTAACCATCCTGAGATCACGGTCATATTTGCCCATTTCGGAGGCGGGCTTTGGATGTACGAGCTCATGCCAGAGATGAGATTGGCCCTGTCCAACGCTTATTACGATACGGCTGCTGCGCCGTTTTTGTACGAGCCGCAGATATTTAAGGCCATAGAAGCAAGTGGTCTTGCTTATAAATTCCTTTACGGAAGCGATTACCCCATACTTTCCTTGAATAGATATAAAAAACTCTTTAAAGGGATCGATATAGGTAATAGTGTATTAAAGTCCATCTTTTCCGACAATTTCGAGCATGTATACCAAGACGATGGACTTTCGATGAAAAGATGA
- the metF gene encoding methylenetetrahydrofolate reductase [NAD(P)H] codes for MKIKELFEKKRFVFSFEIFPPKPTTPLERIYNTLDELKGLKPDFISVTYGAGGSTRDRTPQIAIDVKNNYGIESLAHLTCIEATREETCDLINFLIGNGVHNILALRGDLPQGQSAPKGDFRHAVDLVSFLREKYGQAISIGGAAYPEGHIECEDPIKDLRYLKQKVDAGVDFLITQLFFDNELFYRFMERADIAGINVPISAGIMPVVNKNQIERIVTLCGASLPQKFVRILHRYADEPRSLEEAGIAYATDQIVDLIAFGVRGIHLYTMNKAHVARRIVSNVSTLRETMHGPKGEEALYEGR; via the coding sequence TTGAAAATAAAAGAACTATTCGAGAAAAAGAGGTTCGTCTTTTCTTTTGAAATTTTTCCGCCCAAACCCACTACTCCTTTGGAAAGGATATATAACACTTTAGACGAACTAAAAGGGCTCAAGCCTGACTTCATAAGCGTTACCTATGGTGCGGGAGGATCTACACGCGACAGGACGCCGCAAATAGCTATAGACGTTAAGAATAACTACGGCATTGAATCGCTGGCCCATTTAACCTGTATCGAGGCTACTCGAGAGGAAACGTGCGATCTGATAAATTTCCTGATAGGCAACGGCGTGCACAATATTCTGGCCCTCAGGGGCGACCTTCCTCAGGGTCAAAGCGCACCGAAGGGGGATTTCAGGCATGCCGTGGACTTGGTCAGTTTTTTAAGGGAAAAGTATGGACAGGCCATTTCCATCGGAGGGGCCGCATATCCCGAGGGGCATATAGAGTGCGAAGATCCCATTAAGGACCTGCGCTATCTGAAACAAAAGGTCGATGCAGGTGTGGATTTCCTGATAACCCAACTTTTCTTCGATAACGAACTGTTTTATCGTTTCATGGAAAGGGCAGATATAGCAGGTATAAACGTTCCCATATCGGCCGGCATAATGCCCGTGGTCAATAAAAACCAGATAGAAAGGATAGTAACCCTGTGCGGAGCGTCGCTTCCACAGAAATTTGTTAGGATACTTCACAGGTACGCCGACGAGCCGCGCTCCTTAGAGGAAGCAGGCATCGCCTATGCGACCGACCAGATAGTGGACCTCATTGCCTTCGGCGTCAGGGGAATCCATTTATATACAATGAACAAGGCGCACGTTGCTCGAAGAATAGTATCGAACGTCTCGACCTTGCGCGAGACGATGCATGGCCCAAAAGGAGAGGAGGCCCTTTATGAGGGTCGTTGA
- the dcd gene encoding dCTP deaminase, with product MKGVLGSNAIRQMLENGELIVTPLLDLNRQIGRASLDVRLGQDFVLFRKGQIPVMDVKGSLGNASWADYYDHIRAEYGQPFILHPGQFVLSSTLEFLRLPRNVMAYVIGRSSWGRAGLVIATATFVDPGFQGVITLELVNEGEVPLSLYPGTRIAQLVFHQLEEEVQPYKGKYAFDTKATASRAYEDEEIAKLTRNDHEKWA from the coding sequence GTGAAAGGTGTATTGGGCTCAAACGCGATAAGGCAAATGCTGGAAAATGGCGAACTTATAGTCACGCCTTTACTTGACCTGAATCGTCAGATTGGAAGGGCCTCCCTTGACGTGAGGCTTGGGCAGGATTTCGTTCTCTTTCGCAAAGGGCAGATACCTGTCATGGATGTTAAGGGCAGTTTGGGCAATGCTTCTTGGGCAGATTATTACGACCACATTAGAGCAGAATATGGACAGCCCTTCATCCTTCATCCTGGACAGTTCGTCTTAAGCTCGACCCTGGAATTCCTGCGCTTGCCACGCAACGTAATGGCTTACGTCATTGGAAGGTCTTCCTGGGGGAGAGCTGGGCTCGTCATAGCTACCGCGACGTTTGTCGACCCTGGATTTCAAGGTGTCATCACACTAGAACTGGTCAACGAGGGAGAGGTACCATTGTCTTTATATCCCGGAACGCGCATCGCCCAATTGGTATTTCACCAGTTAGAAGAAGAGGTGCAACCCTACAAGGGCAAGTACGCCTTTGACACTAAGGCCACGGCAAGCAGGGCATACGAGGACGAGGAGATAGCAAAGCTGACAAGGAACGATCACGAAAAGTGGGCGTAG
- a CDS encoding 4Fe-4S dicluster domain-containing protein, whose product MTLPEGEVEVAEGKAFRIEIRRDRCKACEICVEFCPKNVFEPDELGRPIPKRVDDCIGCGTCELRCPDFAIEIKSKECHDVD is encoded by the coding sequence TTGACGTTACCTGAGGGCGAAGTTGAGGTGGCTGAGGGGAAGGCTTTCCGAATAGAGATAAGACGAGATAGGTGCAAAGCATGCGAAATTTGTGTGGAATTTTGCCCCAAAAATGTCTTTGAGCCGGACGAGCTGGGTCGCCCTATTCCCAAGAGAGTGGATGATTGCATAGGGTGCGGTACTTGCGAATTGCGCTGTCCTGATTTCGCCATTGAAATAAAGTCGAAGGAGTGTCATGACGTTGATTGA
- a CDS encoding sulfide-dependent adenosine diphosphate thiazole synthase, translated as MRLDELVITRAIVDGYFKKLTDNLDVDVAVVGGGPSGLVAAYKLAKAGKRVVIYERRLSVGGGMWGGGMLFNEIVVQEEARKILDELDVRTAPYRVAGYYTADSVEAVSTITSKAVKVGAIVFNGISVEDVVVHEDGRIQGLVINWTAVEMAGLHVDPLSIHCKYVIDATGHDTEVVKVVARKMPGKLLTPTGNIEGEKFMSPDRAEKLTIENTREVFPGLYVAGMAANATFGGPRMGPIFGGMLLSGAKVAEEILSKL; from the coding sequence ATGAGGTTAGATGAGCTTGTGATAACTAGAGCAATAGTCGACGGGTATTTCAAGAAGCTGACCGACAATCTCGATGTTGATGTGGCCGTGGTTGGCGGTGGGCCGTCGGGCTTGGTGGCGGCCTATAAGCTTGCTAAGGCCGGCAAAAGAGTGGTCATTTACGAGCGCAGGCTCAGCGTAGGCGGCGGAATGTGGGGAGGCGGAATGCTTTTTAATGAAATAGTCGTACAGGAAGAGGCCAGAAAAATTTTGGACGAGCTCGATGTGAGGACTGCTCCTTATAGGGTTGCGGGTTACTATACTGCAGATTCTGTGGAAGCGGTAAGCACAATTACCAGTAAAGCGGTCAAAGTTGGGGCCATCGTGTTTAATGGCATTAGCGTAGAGGACGTCGTGGTCCATGAAGATGGCCGCATTCAGGGCCTCGTGATAAACTGGACGGCCGTGGAGATGGCGGGCCTTCATGTCGATCCCCTGTCGATTCACTGTAAGTATGTCATTGACGCTACCGGACACGATACCGAAGTGGTCAAGGTGGTTGCTCGAAAGATGCCAGGTAAACTGTTGACCCCTACCGGCAATATAGAAGGCGAAAAGTTCATGTCGCCTGACAGAGCAGAAAAGCTGACCATAGAAAATACCCGCGAGGTCTTCCCAGGGCTTTACGTCGCGGGAATGGCCGCCAATGCCACGTTTGGAGGTCCTCGGATGGGTCCCATCTTTGGAGGGATGCTGCTTTCCGGAGCAAAGGTTGCGGAGGAAATTTTGAGCAAGCTATGA
- a CDS encoding homocysteine S-methyltransferase family protein: MPLGLSGKIFAGRKVLILDGAMGTMLSDKGWQPPALPEEMNLTNSDVVADIHRQYLKSGADIVETNSFGSNPIKLSYRGLEGMTQRINEEAARIARRAADEFGAYVAGSMGPLGELIEPLGRLTFDEAYESYKKQALGLISGGVDFFLIETQLDIKEAKAAVLAVKDVAPHIPFVVSFTFEKNGRTVTGSSPDVIAHWARMIGASAVGLNCGFGPDLAEKVVKDLYDNAGIPVFAYPNAGTPGSKDLEPHEFAEKTAALIKAGACVVGGCCGTTPEHIACLRKMAGGLEPPCPVEIKKAALASRSRLVLVGDDEPIAVIGERINVSRKSPIREEVARYKWDALSEEARRQAECGASVIDINVSLPNVDRKKAMREAVKAVENACMLPLSLDSDEPEVLEEGLIHASGIPLINSVTAERQKLTKGIELAKRFGACLVVLAIDEDGIAETPERRLAAVRKACNIADELEFPRNRMLVDPLTMSVAADRSSGIVALEVLRNLRKLGLFTVMGISNVSHGLPERSLLNKTFLTMAAGAGLDAVIANPLDDGFTPMMMACNLLAGRDEGALRYISWANSLKGKVEHIARQGQGDLLGPIEQMRRCIVQGDKSGILEKASRFLAEGGDPLGLINDVVLPALEEVGRLYECGEYFLPQLISSAEAAQGVCDLVEKTVLSRGGKLKDRGCIIMATVAGDIHDIGKNIVSMVLKSHGFRVIDLGKDVPLERILQEAKKGEAQIVGLSALMTTTMREMERAVKTIKQENLPVKVIIGGAAVSQGYADAIGADGYAPDALSAVRLVEKLLTGEEVKGS, translated from the coding sequence TTGCCGTTAGGGCTTTCTGGCAAAATTTTCGCTGGTCGTAAAGTGCTTATATTGGACGGTGCCATGGGCACGATGCTTTCCGACAAGGGATGGCAACCCCCTGCATTGCCTGAGGAGATGAATCTGACAAATTCGGACGTGGTGGCAGACATCCACAGGCAATATCTGAAATCTGGGGCAGATATAGTTGAGACGAACTCCTTTGGCTCCAATCCGATCAAACTATCATATAGAGGCCTTGAGGGCATGACGCAGCGAATAAACGAAGAAGCTGCCCGCATAGCCAGACGTGCTGCCGACGAGTTTGGCGCTTACGTCGCAGGTTCAATGGGGCCCTTAGGGGAATTGATCGAACCCTTAGGCCGGCTCACCTTCGATGAAGCCTATGAATCCTATAAAAAACAGGCATTAGGGCTTATAAGCGGTGGGGTTGACTTCTTTTTGATCGAGACCCAGCTTGATATAAAGGAAGCGAAGGCGGCCGTCTTGGCCGTAAAGGACGTTGCACCCCATATTCCATTTGTCGTTTCCTTTACTTTTGAAAAAAACGGGCGCACTGTCACTGGAAGCTCGCCTGACGTCATCGCCCATTGGGCGCGCATGATAGGCGCCAGCGCAGTAGGGCTAAATTGTGGCTTTGGGCCTGATCTCGCAGAAAAGGTAGTCAAAGACCTTTATGACAATGCCGGCATCCCGGTATTTGCCTATCCTAACGCCGGCACCCCGGGTAGCAAAGACCTCGAACCTCATGAGTTCGCAGAAAAAACTGCAGCTCTCATAAAAGCCGGTGCCTGTGTGGTCGGCGGATGTTGCGGCACTACTCCTGAGCACATCGCCTGCCTAAGGAAAATGGCAGGTGGCTTAGAGCCGCCTTGCCCGGTAGAAATAAAAAAGGCAGCCTTGGCAAGTAGAAGCCGGCTTGTCTTGGTCGGTGACGACGAGCCAATAGCCGTGATCGGCGAGAGGATAAACGTATCCAGGAAGTCCCCCATAAGGGAAGAGGTGGCCCGCTACAAGTGGGATGCCTTATCCGAGGAAGCGCGCAGGCAAGCCGAATGCGGTGCCAGCGTGATAGACATAAACGTGAGCCTTCCGAACGTAGACAGGAAGAAAGCCATGCGTGAGGCAGTAAAGGCCGTAGAAAATGCCTGCATGCTTCCCCTTTCCCTGGATAGCGACGAACCTGAGGTATTGGAAGAAGGCCTCATTCATGCTTCTGGAATTCCCCTGATCAACTCGGTCACGGCAGAAAGGCAAAAGCTTACGAAGGGCATCGAACTTGCAAAGAGGTTTGGAGCTTGCCTGGTTGTGCTTGCCATCGACGAGGATGGTATAGCCGAGACTCCCGAAAGAAGGCTGGCAGCCGTCAGGAAGGCTTGCAACATAGCTGATGAGCTTGAATTCCCGAGGAACAGGATGCTCGTCGATCCTCTGACGATGTCGGTGGCGGCAGACAGGTCTTCCGGGATAGTGGCTCTTGAGGTCTTGAGAAACTTAAGAAAGCTTGGCCTTTTTACCGTAATGGGCATAAGCAACGTCTCTCACGGCCTTCCCGAGCGATCGCTTTTAAACAAGACGTTTCTTACCATGGCAGCAGGAGCAGGGCTTGATGCAGTCATCGCAAATCCTTTAGACGATGGATTTACCCCCATGATGATGGCTTGCAACCTGCTTGCCGGACGCGACGAAGGAGCTCTTCGCTACATATCGTGGGCGAACTCGTTAAAAGGAAAGGTCGAGCACATCGCCCGGCAAGGGCAAGGAGATTTGCTCGGGCCCATAGAGCAGATGAGACGATGCATAGTTCAAGGCGATAAAAGCGGTATTTTGGAAAAGGCAAGCCGATTTCTTGCAGAAGGAGGCGACCCTCTAGGCCTCATAAATGACGTCGTCCTTCCGGCATTAGAGGAAGTGGGCAGGTTGTATGAATGCGGCGAATATTTCTTGCCTCAGCTTATCTCCTCCGCGGAGGCCGCTCAAGGGGTATGCGACCTCGTCGAAAAGACGGTCTTAAGCAGGGGGGGTAAGCTTAAAGACAGAGGATGCATCATCATGGCCACCGTCGCCGGCGATATCCACGACATAGGCAAAAACATCGTCTCCATGGTATTAAAAAGTCACGGATTTCGGGTGATAGATCTGGGCAAGGATGTCCCCCTAGAGCGGATATTGCAGGAAGCCAAAAAGGGAGAAGCCCAGATCGTGGGATTGTCGGCCTTGATGACCACTACGATGCGCGAGATGGAAAGGGCTGTAAAGACAATAAAGCAAGAAAATTTACCCGTGAAGGTTATAATAGGCGGGGCAGCTGTATCGCAAGGCTATGCGGACGCCATAGGTGCGGACGGTTATGCCCCCGATGCTTTGAGCGCAGTTCGCTTAGTGGAGAAGCTGTTAACTGGAGAGGAGGTAAAAGGCAGTTGA
- a CDS encoding O-acetylhomoserine aminocarboxypropyltransferase/cysteine synthase family protein, producing the protein MEKRYKGFSTKALHAGWDHDPTTGAFGLPIYLTAGYKFDSVEDAISLFELKKEGFTYSRIGNPTVNAFESVISELEGGVAAVATSSGQAAFNQLLVLLCKKGDHVVVGRKVYGGTLTLLLNTMSKFGVEVSVVDTDDPNEVEEAVRASTRCIITESVGNPGLNVAPFEELAAIARDKDVLLVVDNTFMSPALCQPIKWGANVVVHSATKYLSGFGNIIGGVVIDGGNVDWRASNKWPEFTEPDAAYHGVVFAEHFGNHALAAKLRACTMRDLGGCMSPFEAYLLWMSMGTLSLRMKRHSENALAVAQFLQTRKEVAWVSYPGLEDHPHHARAKKYFQGGFGGMVAFCLKGGIEAGKKFLNNLSLFSIVANLGDARSMAIHPASTTHSQLSREELQKAGIEEGLVRLSIGLEDVEDILEDLDNALNSI; encoded by the coding sequence TTGGAGAAAAGATATAAGGGATTTTCGACGAAAGCACTACATGCCGGTTGGGATCATGACCCGACCACGGGAGCATTCGGGCTTCCGATTTACTTGACGGCCGGATACAAGTTTGATTCGGTCGAGGACGCAATTTCCCTTTTCGAGTTGAAAAAAGAGGGATTTACCTATTCCAGGATTGGTAATCCTACAGTAAATGCCTTTGAGAGCGTCATCTCCGAACTGGAAGGCGGAGTTGCTGCCGTTGCCACATCCTCGGGGCAGGCGGCTTTCAATCAACTCCTTGTTCTGTTGTGCAAAAAGGGCGATCATGTGGTAGTGGGACGCAAGGTTTACGGTGGCACCCTGACGCTTCTTTTAAACACAATGTCAAAGTTCGGTGTGGAAGTAAGCGTTGTCGACACCGACGACCCAAATGAAGTGGAAGAAGCAGTGCGCGCAAGCACCCGTTGCATAATTACGGAGTCAGTGGGAAACCCCGGACTTAACGTCGCCCCCTTTGAGGAATTGGCCGCTATCGCAAGGGATAAGGATGTATTGTTGGTCGTGGATAACACCTTCATGTCCCCTGCTTTGTGTCAGCCCATCAAGTGGGGCGCAAACGTGGTGGTTCATTCTGCAACTAAGTATTTAAGCGGCTTTGGTAATATCATAGGCGGAGTCGTGATTGACGGAGGAAACGTAGACTGGCGTGCTTCGAATAAGTGGCCGGAGTTCACCGAGCCGGACGCGGCATATCACGGCGTGGTCTTTGCGGAGCACTTCGGCAACCATGCTTTGGCCGCTAAACTTCGTGCGTGTACCATGCGGGATTTAGGGGGATGCATGTCACCCTTCGAGGCATACCTTCTTTGGATGAGCATGGGGACTTTGTCGCTAAGGATGAAAAGGCATAGCGAAAATGCCTTAGCCGTGGCTCAGTTTTTACAAACCCGCAAGGAAGTTGCCTGGGTCTCATACCCGGGACTTGAAGATCATCCCCATCATGCAAGGGCCAAAAAATATTTTCAGGGCGGCTTTGGCGGGATGGTCGCCTTCTGTCTGAAGGGCGGCATAGAAGCCGGGAAGAAGTTCTTAAATAATTTGAGCCTCTTTTCCATAGTAGCCAATCTGGGCGATGCCAGGAGCATGGCCATACATCCGGCCTCGACTACCCACAGTCAGCTGTCCAGGGAAGAACTGCAAAAGGCCGGCATAGAGGAGGGCTTGGTACGGCTGAGCATCGGCCTTGAAGACGTTGAAGACATTTTGGAAGATCTGGATAATGCTTTAAACTCAATTTAA
- a CDS encoding thioesterase family protein, whose translation MLDITKYVSPGMERTVKKVVSADDTVGNSSLYLEQFLSTSACINMIVRMATDMVDKALPQGFISVGYHTEITHEEPTMMGAEVSYKVALEEINGNRLIFNFQVTDKRGTVGYGKHVRAVVNYPKLLEKAKERMEK comes from the coding sequence ATGCTAGATATAACGAAATATGTCTCGCCCGGTATGGAAAGGACCGTCAAGAAGGTCGTATCAGCTGATGATACTGTGGGCAATTCGTCGCTATATCTTGAGCAGTTCTTATCAACTTCGGCTTGCATAAACATGATTGTGCGAATGGCGACGGACATGGTGGACAAAGCTCTGCCTCAAGGTTTTATTTCTGTCGGCTATCATACGGAAATTACCCACGAAGAACCGACGATGATGGGCGCTGAAGTGTCATATAAAGTTGCCCTTGAGGAGATAAACGGGAATAGGTTGATCTTCAATTTTCAGGTGACCGACAAAAGAGGCACAGTTGGTTACGGAAAGCACGTTAGGGCTGTTGTTAATTATCCTAAATTGCTCGAAAAGGCAAAGGAAAGAATGGAAAAGTAA
- the metX gene encoding homoserine O-acetyltransferase MetX, whose translation MLGKVVEETIGAVEIPELHLESGKVLKNVKQVYAMYGSPNADETILVCHALTGSHHAAGSDVPGLPEAWWDPLIGPGKAINTDRFRVMCFNVLGSPYGSTSPLSIHDDGKPYGMRFPVISVRDIVKAQREALKILGIDELTCVIGGSLGGMQALEWAVSYPEAVKSAIVIAAPAYTYPQAIAFNEVQRQAIMADPRWNGGDYYGGSPPERGLAIARMLAMITYRSEESFVKKYMRELAFGAPWDWNGKFKIETYIHHHGKKLVQRFDANCYLYLTRAMDLHDIGQGRGGVKAALSRFKGRLLAIGISSDLLFPNWQVEEIALMAKEVGLRACYDEIESGNGHDAFLIDFDQLDEMIRGFLARCTKNDRRD comes from the coding sequence GTGTTGGGAAAAGTTGTGGAAGAGACTATAGGGGCTGTAGAAATCCCTGAACTTCATTTGGAATCGGGCAAAGTCTTAAAAAACGTGAAACAGGTTTACGCGATGTACGGCTCCCCGAATGCGGATGAGACGATCCTGGTGTGCCATGCCTTGACGGGTAGCCATCACGCAGCAGGCTCCGATGTGCCTGGTTTGCCAGAGGCGTGGTGGGATCCCTTGATAGGTCCTGGCAAGGCAATAAATACAGATAGGTTTCGCGTGATGTGTTTCAACGTCCTGGGAAGCCCCTACGGCAGCACGTCGCCCTTAAGCATCCATGACGACGGGAAGCCTTATGGGATGCGTTTTCCAGTCATATCCGTAAGGGATATAGTGAAAGCGCAACGCGAAGCCCTAAAGATTTTGGGGATAGACGAGCTTACGTGTGTAATAGGCGGATCTTTGGGCGGGATGCAGGCATTGGAGTGGGCGGTAAGCTATCCGGAAGCTGTAAAAAGCGCCATAGTAATAGCGGCTCCTGCCTATACATATCCGCAGGCCATCGCCTTCAACGAAGTGCAGCGGCAGGCCATTATGGCGGACCCCAGATGGAATGGGGGAGACTATTATGGCGGTTCTCCTCCGGAAAGGGGGTTGGCCATAGCCCGTATGCTAGCGATGATAACCTACAGGAGCGAGGAGAGCTTCGTAAAGAAGTACATGAGGGAATTGGCCTTTGGCGCCCCGTGGGATTGGAACGGCAAGTTCAAGATAGAGACATATATCCATCACCATGGCAAAAAGCTGGTCCAGAGGTTCGATGCCAATTGCTATCTGTATCTTACGAGGGCCATGGACTTGCACGATATCGGCCAAGGAAGGGGCGGCGTTAAAGCTGCACTTTCAAGGTTTAAAGGGCGTCTTTTGGCCATAGGGATATCGAGCGACCTGCTTTTCCCTAACTGGCAGGTGGAGGAGATTGCGCTTATGGCGAAAGAGGTAGGGCTGCGGGCCTGTTACGACGAGATAGAAAGCGGCAACGGTCATGACGCTTTTTTGATAGATTTTGACCAGCTCGATGAGATGATCCGCGGCTTTTTGGCCAGGTGTACCAAAAATGACCGTCGAGATTGA
- the rnhA gene encoding ribonuclease HI, producing the protein MKKVTIYTDGACLGNPGPGGYGVVLLYNDHRKEISGGFRLTTNNRMEIYAAIAGLSALNCSCEVTLFTDSRYLADAMNKGWVRRWKANGWMRNNRDKALNVDLWERLLELCERHKVKFVWVKGHDGNPENERCDELSTSAARLSDLPADEGYERSAKEGK; encoded by the coding sequence ATGAAAAAGGTGACAATTTATACCGATGGAGCATGCCTGGGAAATCCAGGCCCCGGGGGATATGGTGTTGTTTTGCTTTATAACGACCATAGGAAAGAAATATCTGGCGGCTTTAGGCTCACCACCAACAACAGGATGGAGATATACGCAGCCATAGCAGGGCTAAGTGCCCTTAATTGCAGTTGTGAAGTGACGCTTTTTACCGACTCCAGATATCTCGCCGACGCCATGAACAAGGGATGGGTCAGGCGTTGGAAGGCCAATGGCTGGATGCGAAACAACAGGGACAAAGCCTTAAATGTAGATTTGTGGGAAAGGCTGTTGGAGCTGTGCGAGAGGCATAAAGTCAAGTTTGTTTGGGTTAAAGGTCATGATGGCAATCCCGAAAACGAGCGCTGTGACGAGTTGTCCACATCAGCGGCAAGGTTATCTGATTTGCCGGCGGACGAAGGATATGAGCGTTCGGCGAAGGAGGGCAAGTAA
- a CDS encoding 2-oxoacid:acceptor oxidoreductase subunit alpha gives MIERRRFMLGNEAIVEGALMAGARFFAGYPITPSSEIAEGASRKLPQVGGYYLQMEDELASIAAVIGASIGGLKAFTATSGPGFSLMQENIGLAVMAEVPCVIVDVQRSGPSTGLATRPAQADMMQARWGRHGDQSIIALSPSSVQECFDLIIYAFNLAETYRCPVLFMADETVGHLREDCLLRTEADIEIVNRKCPPEDIDEYLPYKPDHDLVPPMVAPGGKHLTRFHSSTHNERGLPTSSPEEADKLVRRLYDKIEKNKDRIIKYKQYDVDESEYLLVAFGGAVRAARQAAADMKKQGLKVGVLELQTVWPFPTEYVSELAKGKRGIVVPEMNLGQIIGEVKKAVCGRVPVVGANRCDGEPLSPQEIVKALGEVVSR, from the coding sequence TTGATTGAAAGAAGAAGGTTTATGCTTGGAAACGAGGCCATCGTGGAGGGGGCGTTGATGGCAGGTGCCAGGTTTTTTGCAGGTTATCCCATCACGCCTTCCTCCGAGATTGCTGAAGGGGCCTCCAGGAAGTTGCCTCAAGTTGGAGGTTACTACCTTCAGATGGAAGACGAGTTGGCCAGCATTGCTGCCGTCATAGGCGCCTCCATAGGCGGACTTAAGGCCTTTACAGCCACCTCCGGTCCCGGCTTTTCTCTCATGCAGGAAAATATCGGGCTTGCCGTAATGGCCGAGGTGCCTTGCGTGATCGTAGACGTTCAAAGGTCCGGTCCAAGCACGGGATTGGCCACTCGTCCTGCACAGGCCGATATGATGCAGGCCCGCTGGGGTCGACACGGGGATCAGTCCATAATCGCCCTGTCTCCCTCTTCGGTGCAGGAATGTTTTGACCTCATTATATATGCCTTTAATTTGGCAGAAACTTACAGATGTCCAGTGCTTTTTATGGCAGATGAGACGGTCGGTCACTTGCGCGAAGATTGCCTTTTGCGCACGGAAGCCGACATCGAGATTGTAAACAGAAAATGCCCGCCAGAAGATATAGATGAATATCTACCTTACAAGCCGGACCATGACCTTGTTCCGCCGATGGTTGCACCTGGCGGGAAACATTTGACGAGGTTTCATTCTTCAACCCATAACGAAAGGGGCTTGCCTACCAGTTCTCCGGAGGAAGCGGACAAGTTGGTAAGGAGGCTTTACGATAAGATAGAAAAAAACAAGGACAGGATCATCAAGTACAAGCAATACGATGTGGATGAGAGCGAATATTTGCTCGTAGCCTTCGGAGGGGCGGTTCGTGCCGCAAGGCAGGCCGCTGCAGACATGAAAAAACAAGGGCTTAAGGTTGGCGTTTTGGAGCTTCAAACAGTATGGCCTTTTCCGACCGAATATGTAAGCGAGCTAGCCAAGGGCAAGCGTGGGATTGTGGTGCCTGAGATGAACCTGGGGCAAATTATCGGAGAGGTCAAAAAGGCCGTCTGCGGAAGGGTTCCCGTCGTTGGAGCAAATAGGTGTGACGGTGAGCCGTTGAGCCCGCAGGAGATAGTAAAAGCCCTGGGCGAGGTGGTATCTCGATGA